One window from the genome of Cucumis melo cultivar AY chromosome 12, USDA_Cmelo_AY_1.0, whole genome shotgun sequence encodes:
- the LOC103484865 gene encoding protein FAR-RED IMPAIRED RESPONSE 1 isoform X3, with product MDNNSAQCGIDSSSHMVGREKTGPIVNIEMPEYMNIAYSQNVLNLRSVKIVEPHEGMEFESKENALTFYKEYAKSIGFSVITKASRRSRISGKFIDAKFACTKYGIKRESSSVVEVSDPVTNSKNGMGIAGKKKRGRINRSWEKTDCKACMHVKRLQSGRWAIRSFIKEHNHEVFPNESHYFRGHRNLEVGSSNTDVLQGNRARRKSKLCMKSRQSGGCTIANKQKVAVTDQVYKLQHLAIDEGDVQVMLDHFVCMQDENPNFFYSIDLNEKQSLRNVFWVDAKGRLDYANFADVVFFDTTFIKNEYRLPFAPFIGVNHHFQFVLLGCSLVADETKSTYAWLMRAWLRAMQKCSPKVILTVQDEALKEAIAEELPDSCHCYCLWDIYGKIPERLSHVIRQDENFMLMFDECVFRSWSIELFEKQWQTIVDRFELSHNSWFKSLYADRSRWIPAYMKNIFLAGISTRQRPEGINSFLDKYIQRKTSVRELLDRYSTLIRDKFEEERKADFETFHKQPALKSPSPFGKQMAALYTQTVFKKFQVEVLGVVACHPKKESEDGVIKVFRVQDFEESQDFLVEWNEATSDISCLCRSFEFNGYLCRHVMIVLQISGIHSIPSQYVLTRWTRKAKSIQKTRKGSNVESRVQRYINLCQQAFRLSDEGSLSHESYNIAFNALEEALRKCESLSGSIQPSPVVHSSHESEEVNQDKKTNKAHKKNTTTNESRQDRFEPHAITNGNHFGWQQLGQSNSQTPALHCPDEQDGLQGAEQRSRRAPSLESYFGDQQQLMHGMEQFNSITSVTDTGFQVQRMETKYLLVGALEHQAKHRFKLL from the exons ATGGATAACAATTCAGCGCAATGTGGCATAGACAGTTCTTCTCACATGGTAGGAAGGGAGAAAACAGGACCAATTGTTAATATAGAGATGCCAGAATATATGAACATAGCATACTCTCAGAATGTTCTCAACTTGAGGTCTGTCAAAATCGTAGAGCCTCATGAAGGAATGGAATTTGAATCGAAGGAAAATGCTTTAACATTCTACAAGGAATATGCCAAATCAATCGGTTTTTCTGTCATTACAAAGGCTAGTCGTAGGTCTAGAATATCTGGAAAGTTTATTGATGCAAAATTTGCATGTACTAAATATGGAATTAAAAGGGAATCATCTAGTGTCGTTGAAGTTTCGGATCCTGTAACAAATTCAAAGAATGGCATGGGTATTGCTGGGAAGAAAAAACGGGGAAGAATCAATCGCTCTTGGGAAAAAACTGACTGTAAGGCTTGTATGCATGTCAAGAGATTGCAAAGCGGACGATGGGCAATTCGTAGTTTCATAAAGGAGCACAATCATGAAGTTTTTCCTAATGAATCCCATTACTTTCGTGGTCACAGAAACTTAGAAGTTGGTAGCAGTAATACCGATGTCTTGCAAGGCAATAGAGCCAGAAGAAAAAGTAAGCTTTGTATGAAATCCAGACAGTCTGGAGGTTGTACAATAGCAAACAAACAGAAGGTTGCTGTCACTGATCAAGTATATAAGTTGCAACATCTGGCTATAGACGAAGGAGATGTTCAAGTTATGCTAGACCATTTTGTTTGTATGCAAGATGAAAATCCTAACTTCTTTTACTCTATTGACCTGAATGAAAAGCAGAGTTTAAGGAATGTGTTCTGGGTTGATGCAAAAGGCAGACTTGATTATGCCAATTTTGCGGATGTGGTTTTCTTTGACACCACATTCATTAAGAATGAGTATAGATTACCATTTGCACCCTTTATAGGCGTTAATCATCATTTTCAGTTTGTTTTGCTTGGATGCTCATTGGTTGCTGATGAGACGAAGTCTACATATGCTTGGCTGATGCGGGCATGGCTTAGAGCGATGCAAAAGTGTTCCCCTAAAGTGATCCTTACTGTACAAGATGAAGCCCTTAAGGAAGCCATCGCAGAGGAATTGCCTGATTCTTGCCATTGTTATTGTTTGTGGGATATTTATGGCAAGATTCCAGAAAGGCTTAGCCATGTAATAAGACAAGATgaaaattttatgttgatgttTGATGAGTGTGTTTTCAGGTCTTGGTCTATTGAACTGTTCGAAAAACAGTGGCAAACGATTGTTGACAGATTTGAACTAAGTCACAACTCATGGTTTAAGTCGTTGTATGCAGATCGCAGTCGATGGATACCTGCATAtatgaaaaacatttttttggCAGGGATTTCTACACGCCAAAGGCCAGAAGGTATCAACTCCTTTCTTGATAAATACATACAGAGAAAAACATCAGTCAGAGAATTATTGGACCGATATAGTACTTTAATACGAGATAAATttgaagaggaaagaaaagCAGATTTTGAAACTTTTCATAAGCAGCCAGCATTAAAATCTCCATCTCCTTTTGGGAAGCAAATGGCTGCATTATACACGCAGACAGTATTTAAAAAATTCCAAGTGGAGGTTTTAGGAGTAGTTGCTTGTCATCCAAAAAAGGAAAGCGAAGATGGAGTGATAAAAGTTTTCAGGGTTCAAGATTTTGAAGAGAGCCAAGATTTTCTCGTGGAGTGGAATGAAGCAACTTCAGATATCTCTTGTTTATGCCGTTCATTTGAATTCAATGGTTACCTCTGTCGACATGTAATGATTGTTCTGCAAATCTCTGGCATACATAGTATCCCTTCCCAATATGTATTGACACGTTGGACAAGGAAGGCAAAGAGTATACAAAAAACAAGGAAAGGGTCTAATGTCGAGTCGAGAGTTCAACGGTATATCAATCTTTGTCAACAGGCATTTAGATTGAGCGATGAAGGGTCTTTATCCCATGAGAGTTATAACATTGCGTTcaatgctttggaagaagctttgAGGAAATGTGAGAGTTTGAGTGGCTCAATCCAACCATCCCCTGTTGTGCATAGTAGTCATGAATCAGAGGAAGTAAACCAGGATAAGAAAACTAATAAGGCCCATAAAAAGAATACAACCACCAACGAAAGCAGACAG GATCGTTTTGAGCCACATGCTATCACTAATGGTAATCATTTTGGCTGGCAACAATTg GGACAATCAAATTCACAAACACCAGCTCTTCACTGCCCTGATGAACAGGACGGTTTACAAGGGGCA GAACAAAGGAGCAGAAGAGCCCCGTCTCTTGAGAGCTATTTTGGCGATCAACAACAACTTATGCATGGAATG GAACAATTTAACTCGATTACATCCGTCACCGACACTGGTTTCCAAGTGCAAAGAATGGAG ACAAAATATCTACTTGTAGGGGCACTTGAACATCAGGCCAAACATCGTTTCAAATTGCTTTGA
- the LOC103484865 gene encoding protein FAR-RED IMPAIRED RESPONSE 1 isoform X1, with protein sequence MDNNSAQCGIDSSSHMVGREKTGPIVNIEMPEYMNIAYSQNVLNLRSVKIVEPHEGMEFESKENALTFYKEYAKSIGFSVITKASRRSRISGKFIDAKFACTKYGIKRESSSVVEVSDPVTNSKNGMGIAGKKKRGRINRSWEKTDCKACMHVKRLQSGRWAIRSFIKEHNHEVFPNESHYFRGHRNLEVGSSNTDVLQGNRARRKSKLCMKSRQSGGCTIANKQKVAVTDQVYKLQHLAIDEGDVQVMLDHFVCMQDENPNFFYSIDLNEKQSLRNVFWVDAKGRLDYANFADVVFFDTTFIKNEYRLPFAPFIGVNHHFQFVLLGCSLVADETKSTYAWLMRAWLRAMQKCSPKVILTVQDEALKEAIAEELPDSCHCYCLWDIYGKIPERLSHVIRQDENFMLMFDECVFRSWSIELFEKQWQTIVDRFELSHNSWFKSLYADRSRWIPAYMKNIFLAGISTRQRPEGINSFLDKYIQRKTSVRELLDRYSTLIRDKFEEERKADFETFHKQPALKSPSPFGKQMAALYTQTVFKKFQVEVLGVVACHPKKESEDGVIKVFRVQDFEESQDFLVEWNEATSDISCLCRSFEFNGYLCRHVMIVLQISGIHSIPSQYVLTRWTRKAKSIQKTRKGSNVESRVQRYINLCQQAFRLSDEGSLSHESYNIAFNALEEALRKCESLSGSIQPSPVVHSSHESEEVNQDKKTNKAHKKNTTTNESRQDRFEPHAITNGNHFGWQQLGQSNSQTPALHCPDEQDGLQGAEQRSRRAPSLESYFGDQQQLMHGMEQFNSITSVTDTGFQVQRMEGHLNIRPNIVSNCFDLQVGPRDMNPSTAESTKVHSISSKQFK encoded by the exons ATGGATAACAATTCAGCGCAATGTGGCATAGACAGTTCTTCTCACATGGTAGGAAGGGAGAAAACAGGACCAATTGTTAATATAGAGATGCCAGAATATATGAACATAGCATACTCTCAGAATGTTCTCAACTTGAGGTCTGTCAAAATCGTAGAGCCTCATGAAGGAATGGAATTTGAATCGAAGGAAAATGCTTTAACATTCTACAAGGAATATGCCAAATCAATCGGTTTTTCTGTCATTACAAAGGCTAGTCGTAGGTCTAGAATATCTGGAAAGTTTATTGATGCAAAATTTGCATGTACTAAATATGGAATTAAAAGGGAATCATCTAGTGTCGTTGAAGTTTCGGATCCTGTAACAAATTCAAAGAATGGCATGGGTATTGCTGGGAAGAAAAAACGGGGAAGAATCAATCGCTCTTGGGAAAAAACTGACTGTAAGGCTTGTATGCATGTCAAGAGATTGCAAAGCGGACGATGGGCAATTCGTAGTTTCATAAAGGAGCACAATCATGAAGTTTTTCCTAATGAATCCCATTACTTTCGTGGTCACAGAAACTTAGAAGTTGGTAGCAGTAATACCGATGTCTTGCAAGGCAATAGAGCCAGAAGAAAAAGTAAGCTTTGTATGAAATCCAGACAGTCTGGAGGTTGTACAATAGCAAACAAACAGAAGGTTGCTGTCACTGATCAAGTATATAAGTTGCAACATCTGGCTATAGACGAAGGAGATGTTCAAGTTATGCTAGACCATTTTGTTTGTATGCAAGATGAAAATCCTAACTTCTTTTACTCTATTGACCTGAATGAAAAGCAGAGTTTAAGGAATGTGTTCTGGGTTGATGCAAAAGGCAGACTTGATTATGCCAATTTTGCGGATGTGGTTTTCTTTGACACCACATTCATTAAGAATGAGTATAGATTACCATTTGCACCCTTTATAGGCGTTAATCATCATTTTCAGTTTGTTTTGCTTGGATGCTCATTGGTTGCTGATGAGACGAAGTCTACATATGCTTGGCTGATGCGGGCATGGCTTAGAGCGATGCAAAAGTGTTCCCCTAAAGTGATCCTTACTGTACAAGATGAAGCCCTTAAGGAAGCCATCGCAGAGGAATTGCCTGATTCTTGCCATTGTTATTGTTTGTGGGATATTTATGGCAAGATTCCAGAAAGGCTTAGCCATGTAATAAGACAAGATgaaaattttatgttgatgttTGATGAGTGTGTTTTCAGGTCTTGGTCTATTGAACTGTTCGAAAAACAGTGGCAAACGATTGTTGACAGATTTGAACTAAGTCACAACTCATGGTTTAAGTCGTTGTATGCAGATCGCAGTCGATGGATACCTGCATAtatgaaaaacatttttttggCAGGGATTTCTACACGCCAAAGGCCAGAAGGTATCAACTCCTTTCTTGATAAATACATACAGAGAAAAACATCAGTCAGAGAATTATTGGACCGATATAGTACTTTAATACGAGATAAATttgaagaggaaagaaaagCAGATTTTGAAACTTTTCATAAGCAGCCAGCATTAAAATCTCCATCTCCTTTTGGGAAGCAAATGGCTGCATTATACACGCAGACAGTATTTAAAAAATTCCAAGTGGAGGTTTTAGGAGTAGTTGCTTGTCATCCAAAAAAGGAAAGCGAAGATGGAGTGATAAAAGTTTTCAGGGTTCAAGATTTTGAAGAGAGCCAAGATTTTCTCGTGGAGTGGAATGAAGCAACTTCAGATATCTCTTGTTTATGCCGTTCATTTGAATTCAATGGTTACCTCTGTCGACATGTAATGATTGTTCTGCAAATCTCTGGCATACATAGTATCCCTTCCCAATATGTATTGACACGTTGGACAAGGAAGGCAAAGAGTATACAAAAAACAAGGAAAGGGTCTAATGTCGAGTCGAGAGTTCAACGGTATATCAATCTTTGTCAACAGGCATTTAGATTGAGCGATGAAGGGTCTTTATCCCATGAGAGTTATAACATTGCGTTcaatgctttggaagaagctttgAGGAAATGTGAGAGTTTGAGTGGCTCAATCCAACCATCCCCTGTTGTGCATAGTAGTCATGAATCAGAGGAAGTAAACCAGGATAAGAAAACTAATAAGGCCCATAAAAAGAATACAACCACCAACGAAAGCAGACAG GATCGTTTTGAGCCACATGCTATCACTAATGGTAATCATTTTGGCTGGCAACAATTg GGACAATCAAATTCACAAACACCAGCTCTTCACTGCCCTGATGAACAGGACGGTTTACAAGGGGCA GAACAAAGGAGCAGAAGAGCCCCGTCTCTTGAGAGCTATTTTGGCGATCAACAACAACTTATGCATGGAATG GAACAATTTAACTCGATTACATCCGTCACCGACACTGGTTTCCAAGTGCAAAGAATGGAG GGGCACTTGAACATCAGGCCAAACATCGTTTCAAATTGCTTTGACCTTCAAGTTGGTCCGCGAGATATG AACCCATCTACTGCAGAATCCACGAAGGTTCATAGCATTTCATCCAAACAATTCAAGTGA
- the LOC103484865 gene encoding protein FAR1-RELATED SEQUENCE 1 isoform X2, protein MDNNSAQCGIDSSSHMVGREKTGPIVNIEMPEYMNIAYSQNVLNLRSVKIVEPHEGMEFESKENALTFYKEYAKSIGFSVITKASRRSRISGKFIDAKFACTKYGIKRESSSVVEVSDPVTNSKNGMGIAGKKKRGRINRSWEKTDCKACMHVKRLQSGRWAIRSFIKEHNHEVFPNESHYFRGHRNLEVGSSNTDVLQGNRARRKSKLCMKSRQSGGCTIANKQKVAVTDQVYKLQHLAIDEGDVQVMLDHFVCMQDENPNFFYSIDLNEKQSLRNVFWVDAKGRLDYANFADVVFFDTTFIKNEYRLPFAPFIGVNHHFQFVLLGCSLVADETKSTYAWLMRAWLRAMQKCSPKVILTVQDEALKEAIAEELPDSCHCYCLWDIYGKIPERLSHVIRQDENFMLMFDECVFRSWSIELFEKQWQTIVDRFELSHNSWFKSLYADRSRWIPAYMKNIFLAGISTRQRPEGINSFLDKYIQRKTSVRELLDRYSTLIRDKFEEERKADFETFHKQPALKSPSPFGKQMAALYTQTVFKKFQVEVLGVVACHPKKESEDGVIKVFRVQDFEESQDFLVEWNEATSDISCLCRSFEFNGYLCRHVMIVLQISGIHSIPSQYVLTRWTRKAKSIQKTRKGSNVESRVQRYINLCQQAFRLSDEGSLSHESYNIAFNALEEALRKCESLSGSIQPSPVVHSSHESEEVNQDKKTNKAHKKNTTTNESRQGQSNSQTPALHCPDEQDGLQGAEQRSRRAPSLESYFGDQQQLMHGMEQFNSITSVTDTGFQVQRMEGHLNIRPNIVSNCFDLQVGPRDMNPSTAESTKVHSISSKQFK, encoded by the exons ATGGATAACAATTCAGCGCAATGTGGCATAGACAGTTCTTCTCACATGGTAGGAAGGGAGAAAACAGGACCAATTGTTAATATAGAGATGCCAGAATATATGAACATAGCATACTCTCAGAATGTTCTCAACTTGAGGTCTGTCAAAATCGTAGAGCCTCATGAAGGAATGGAATTTGAATCGAAGGAAAATGCTTTAACATTCTACAAGGAATATGCCAAATCAATCGGTTTTTCTGTCATTACAAAGGCTAGTCGTAGGTCTAGAATATCTGGAAAGTTTATTGATGCAAAATTTGCATGTACTAAATATGGAATTAAAAGGGAATCATCTAGTGTCGTTGAAGTTTCGGATCCTGTAACAAATTCAAAGAATGGCATGGGTATTGCTGGGAAGAAAAAACGGGGAAGAATCAATCGCTCTTGGGAAAAAACTGACTGTAAGGCTTGTATGCATGTCAAGAGATTGCAAAGCGGACGATGGGCAATTCGTAGTTTCATAAAGGAGCACAATCATGAAGTTTTTCCTAATGAATCCCATTACTTTCGTGGTCACAGAAACTTAGAAGTTGGTAGCAGTAATACCGATGTCTTGCAAGGCAATAGAGCCAGAAGAAAAAGTAAGCTTTGTATGAAATCCAGACAGTCTGGAGGTTGTACAATAGCAAACAAACAGAAGGTTGCTGTCACTGATCAAGTATATAAGTTGCAACATCTGGCTATAGACGAAGGAGATGTTCAAGTTATGCTAGACCATTTTGTTTGTATGCAAGATGAAAATCCTAACTTCTTTTACTCTATTGACCTGAATGAAAAGCAGAGTTTAAGGAATGTGTTCTGGGTTGATGCAAAAGGCAGACTTGATTATGCCAATTTTGCGGATGTGGTTTTCTTTGACACCACATTCATTAAGAATGAGTATAGATTACCATTTGCACCCTTTATAGGCGTTAATCATCATTTTCAGTTTGTTTTGCTTGGATGCTCATTGGTTGCTGATGAGACGAAGTCTACATATGCTTGGCTGATGCGGGCATGGCTTAGAGCGATGCAAAAGTGTTCCCCTAAAGTGATCCTTACTGTACAAGATGAAGCCCTTAAGGAAGCCATCGCAGAGGAATTGCCTGATTCTTGCCATTGTTATTGTTTGTGGGATATTTATGGCAAGATTCCAGAAAGGCTTAGCCATGTAATAAGACAAGATgaaaattttatgttgatgttTGATGAGTGTGTTTTCAGGTCTTGGTCTATTGAACTGTTCGAAAAACAGTGGCAAACGATTGTTGACAGATTTGAACTAAGTCACAACTCATGGTTTAAGTCGTTGTATGCAGATCGCAGTCGATGGATACCTGCATAtatgaaaaacatttttttggCAGGGATTTCTACACGCCAAAGGCCAGAAGGTATCAACTCCTTTCTTGATAAATACATACAGAGAAAAACATCAGTCAGAGAATTATTGGACCGATATAGTACTTTAATACGAGATAAATttgaagaggaaagaaaagCAGATTTTGAAACTTTTCATAAGCAGCCAGCATTAAAATCTCCATCTCCTTTTGGGAAGCAAATGGCTGCATTATACACGCAGACAGTATTTAAAAAATTCCAAGTGGAGGTTTTAGGAGTAGTTGCTTGTCATCCAAAAAAGGAAAGCGAAGATGGAGTGATAAAAGTTTTCAGGGTTCAAGATTTTGAAGAGAGCCAAGATTTTCTCGTGGAGTGGAATGAAGCAACTTCAGATATCTCTTGTTTATGCCGTTCATTTGAATTCAATGGTTACCTCTGTCGACATGTAATGATTGTTCTGCAAATCTCTGGCATACATAGTATCCCTTCCCAATATGTATTGACACGTTGGACAAGGAAGGCAAAGAGTATACAAAAAACAAGGAAAGGGTCTAATGTCGAGTCGAGAGTTCAACGGTATATCAATCTTTGTCAACAGGCATTTAGATTGAGCGATGAAGGGTCTTTATCCCATGAGAGTTATAACATTGCGTTcaatgctttggaagaagctttgAGGAAATGTGAGAGTTTGAGTGGCTCAATCCAACCATCCCCTGTTGTGCATAGTAGTCATGAATCAGAGGAAGTAAACCAGGATAAGAAAACTAATAAGGCCCATAAAAAGAATACAACCACCAACGAAAGCAGACAG GGACAATCAAATTCACAAACACCAGCTCTTCACTGCCCTGATGAACAGGACGGTTTACAAGGGGCA GAACAAAGGAGCAGAAGAGCCCCGTCTCTTGAGAGCTATTTTGGCGATCAACAACAACTTATGCATGGAATG GAACAATTTAACTCGATTACATCCGTCACCGACACTGGTTTCCAAGTGCAAAGAATGGAG GGGCACTTGAACATCAGGCCAAACATCGTTTCAAATTGCTTTGACCTTCAAGTTGGTCCGCGAGATATG AACCCATCTACTGCAGAATCCACGAAGGTTCATAGCATTTCATCCAAACAATTCAAGTGA